The proteins below come from a single Saccharophagus degradans 2-40 genomic window:
- a CDS encoding type I secretion system permease/ATPase translates to MDKTEDTVGSKDPLLLSLMAIARYEHVACSDTMLVSGLPLHEGRLTPELLVRAASRIDMKASVVERTIDQISNLVLPAILILKDNQALVLLDIADNNSVAQVYCPEQDAEQEISIPDLLQQYTGLAIYIKPETHYEARALHDIAPKKAHWFWGTLSHSWRIYRDVLVASFLINLFALANPLFVMNVYDRVVPNNAIETLWVLALGVSVVYIFDYILKTLRVHFIEVAGKKSDVLLSAYIFERVLGAKYDQHPPSVGAFTGQLRDFDSVRNFITATSVTAFVDLPFTVLFLVVIGYLGGPIVWIPIVIIPLIIIFSLVVQAMLNKAVANTFVASAQKNATMVEAITNLSLVKVLNAEGKILRNLEKAVGLLAYWGVKTRVLSNSATGFAGFMQQMASVLVVIVGVYLISAGELTMGGLIACVLLTTRSLMPLAQVAGLLVQFQQSKMALTSLEEIVNRQQERPNDRHFIKRIKLQGNVEFKGVNFVYPGDDQPTLKDVSFSLKEGEKVALIGRLGSGKSTMNNLIAGLYQPTSGAILIDGIDIKQIDPAELRANLGYVPQDSSLFYGSIKDNIAYRDVYVDDQEIIRVAEVAGVSAFSNLHPHGLARMIGERGDNLSGGQRQAISIARGLVNSPALVLLDEPTSAMDNASEAKLMENLKEELADKTVIMVTHKTSLLRLVDRVIVMDSGRIVADGPKDTVLEALKKGQVRVS, encoded by the coding sequence TTGGATAAAACAGAAGACACTGTCGGTTCAAAAGACCCTCTTTTACTGTCGTTGATGGCTATTGCTCGCTATGAGCACGTCGCTTGTTCAGACACCATGCTTGTGTCTGGGTTGCCATTGCATGAAGGCCGTCTTACGCCAGAGTTGCTAGTTCGCGCTGCAAGTCGCATAGATATGAAAGCATCGGTGGTTGAACGCACTATCGATCAAATATCCAACTTGGTATTGCCCGCCATACTTATTCTTAAAGACAACCAAGCATTGGTGTTGTTAGATATTGCAGATAACAACTCTGTCGCACAGGTATATTGCCCCGAGCAGGATGCTGAACAAGAAATATCCATTCCCGACTTACTCCAGCAATACACAGGCTTAGCCATATATATAAAGCCCGAAACCCATTACGAAGCCCGCGCTCTTCACGATATAGCACCTAAGAAAGCACACTGGTTTTGGGGGACGCTAAGCCATAGCTGGCGAATTTACCGCGATGTATTGGTGGCTTCATTTCTAATTAACCTCTTTGCGCTTGCGAACCCGCTGTTTGTAATGAATGTGTACGATCGGGTGGTACCCAATAATGCAATCGAGACGTTGTGGGTGCTAGCACTTGGTGTATCAGTTGTTTACATTTTTGATTACATCTTAAAAACGTTACGGGTGCATTTTATAGAGGTGGCGGGTAAAAAGTCGGATGTACTGCTGTCAGCGTATATTTTTGAGCGAGTGCTTGGCGCGAAGTATGATCAGCATCCTCCTTCTGTAGGGGCTTTTACTGGGCAGCTGCGCGATTTTGATTCTGTAAGAAACTTTATTACTGCAACGTCGGTTACCGCGTTTGTCGACTTGCCCTTTACCGTGCTCTTTTTGGTGGTTATCGGCTATTTGGGCGGCCCAATCGTATGGATTCCCATAGTAATTATTCCACTTATTATTATTTTTTCCTTGGTCGTGCAGGCCATGCTCAATAAAGCGGTTGCCAACACCTTTGTCGCATCCGCCCAAAAAAATGCCACTATGGTGGAAGCTATTACTAATTTGTCGTTGGTTAAGGTGTTGAACGCCGAGGGCAAAATACTGCGCAACCTAGAAAAGGCTGTTGGGTTGTTGGCTTATTGGGGTGTTAAAACCCGCGTGCTTTCTAATAGCGCGACTGGCTTTGCTGGTTTTATGCAGCAAATGGCTTCTGTTTTGGTGGTTATTGTTGGTGTGTATTTAATTAGCGCCGGCGAATTAACCATGGGTGGTTTAATTGCATGTGTGTTGCTAACCACGCGTTCTCTTATGCCTTTAGCGCAGGTAGCTGGCTTATTGGTTCAATTCCAGCAGTCGAAAATGGCGTTAACCTCACTTGAAGAGATTGTAAATAGGCAGCAAGAGCGGCCAAACGACAGACACTTTATAAAACGTATTAAATTGCAGGGTAATGTGGAGTTTAAAGGGGTGAACTTTGTTTACCCTGGCGATGATCAGCCAACACTCAAAGATGTAAGCTTTTCGTTAAAAGAGGGGGAGAAGGTAGCGTTAATTGGTCGATTGGGGTCTGGTAAATCGACAATGAATAATTTAATAGCTGGTTTATATCAGCCTACCAGTGGTGCCATTCTTATTGATGGCATAGATATTAAGCAAATAGACCCCGCAGAGCTGCGAGCCAATCTTGGTTATGTCCCTCAAGATAGCTCTTTATTCTATGGCTCAATAAAAGACAACATTGCTTATCGCGATGTATACGTTGACGATCAAGAGATCATCCGCGTGGCAGAAGTGGCTGGTGTATCTGCATTTAGTAATCTTCATCCCCATGGTTTGGCTCGAATGATAGGCGAGCGTGGAGACAATTTATCCGGCGGTCAGAGGCAGGCGATATCTATTGCGCGAGGCTTGGTGAATAGCCCTGCATTGGTGCTTTTAGATGAGCCTACATCTGCAATGGATAATGCGAGTGAAGCCAAGTTAATGGAAAACCTTAAAGAAGAGCTGGCCGATAAAACGGTAATAATGGTTACTCATAAAACGTCATTGCTTCGATTGGTAGACAGGGTAATAGTAATGGATAGTGGCCGCATAGTTGCCGATGGTCCGAAAGATACCGTGTTAGAAGCACTTAAAAAGGGGCAGGTCCGTGTCAGCTAA
- a CDS encoding DUF4124 domain-containing protein, with product MKKLIFKCVVVVVLALGASNYMMYIMTGKLPFSTESLPSFSSPSLPTFAEGKTTAYKWTDANGVVHYSSEPPPNPAESAVKMEVDPNVNLIQGIKEEPTIAGETDTPQGPDFSGNIYSPEKVKKLVDDAKAVQQQMNERTKSLEGI from the coding sequence GTGAAAAAGCTGATATTTAAGTGTGTTGTGGTTGTGGTGCTGGCCCTTGGGGCCTCGAACTACATGATGTATATAATGACAGGGAAGCTGCCTTTCTCTACAGAAAGCCTACCTAGCTTTTCTAGCCCCAGCTTACCGACTTTTGCCGAGGGGAAAACCACCGCATATAAATGGACTGACGCAAACGGGGTAGTCCACTACTCCTCCGAGCCGCCACCCAACCCTGCAGAATCTGCCGTAAAAATGGAAGTAGACCCGAATGTAAACCTCATACAAGGCATTAAAGAGGAGCCCACCATTGCAGGGGAAACCGATACTCCACAAGGGCCGGACTTTAGCGGCAACATATATAGCCCAGAAAAAGTAAAAAAATTAGTCGATGACGCCAAAGCTGTACAGCAACAAATGAATGAACGAACCAAAAGCCTTGAGGGCATTTAA
- the recA gene encoding recombinase RecA — protein MDASKSKALEAALSQIDRQFGKGTVMRLGDKGREKMPAISTGSLGLDVALGIGGLPKGRIVEIYGPESSGKTTLTLQVIAEAQRQGGTCAFVDAEHALDPVYAEKLGVNVDDLIISQPDNGEQALEVADMLVRSGAVDVLVVDSVAALTPKAEIEGDMGDHHVGLQARLMSQALRKITGNIKNANCLAIFINQIRMKIGVMFGNPETTTGGNALKFYSSVRLDIRRIGSVKEGDEVVGSDTRVKVVKNKVAPPFKQAEFQILYGQGINRLGEIVDFGVKLGLIDKAGAWYSYNGDKIGQGKANAMQYLRDNKEVAEFLEQKIKAELLGDIKPVAKEGAEVEEESAEQE, from the coding sequence ATGGATGCCAGTAAATCAAAAGCGTTAGAAGCTGCACTTTCTCAAATTGATCGCCAGTTCGGTAAGGGCACGGTTATGCGCCTTGGCGATAAAGGCAGAGAAAAAATGCCTGCTATTTCAACCGGTTCACTCGGTTTAGATGTGGCCTTAGGTATAGGTGGCTTGCCCAAAGGACGTATTGTTGAGATTTACGGCCCTGAATCTTCAGGTAAAACCACGCTAACCCTTCAAGTTATTGCAGAAGCGCAGCGCCAAGGTGGCACTTGTGCTTTCGTTGATGCCGAGCATGCACTAGACCCTGTATACGCCGAAAAGCTTGGTGTAAATGTAGACGACCTAATTATTTCTCAGCCAGATAACGGTGAACAGGCCTTAGAAGTTGCCGATATGTTGGTTCGTTCTGGCGCTGTAGATGTGCTTGTTGTCGACTCCGTGGCGGCGCTTACTCCCAAGGCCGAAATCGAAGGCGATATGGGCGACCACCACGTTGGTTTGCAAGCGCGATTAATGTCGCAAGCACTGCGAAAAATTACGGGCAACATTAAAAACGCTAACTGTTTAGCAATTTTTATTAACCAAATTCGTATGAAGATTGGTGTGATGTTCGGCAACCCAGAAACCACTACCGGTGGTAACGCGCTGAAGTTCTACTCTTCGGTTCGTTTAGATATCCGTCGCATTGGCTCAGTTAAAGAGGGCGATGAGGTTGTTGGCTCGGATACGCGCGTTAAAGTTGTTAAAAATAAAGTTGCGCCACCCTTTAAGCAAGCCGAGTTTCAAATTTTGTATGGTCAGGGCATAAACCGCTTGGGCGAGATTGTAGACTTTGGTGTTAAGCTTGGTTTAATTGATAAAGCTGGTGCTTGGTATAGCTATAACGGCGATAAAATTGGCCAGGGTAAAGCAAATGCTATGCAATACCTTCGCGATAACAAAGAAGTTGCCGAGTTCTTAGAGCAAAAAATAAAGGCGGAATTACTGGGCGATATTAAGCCTGTAGCTAAAGAAGGCGCTGAAGTTGAAGAAGAGAGCGCAGAGCAGGAGTAA
- a CDS encoding TolC family outer membrane protein codes for MNKRSLIVGLLWLGLVSGDIQALTLEEAVAYTLESNPEVLAALNEYKSREHEVTQAKAGYLPRVSVSAAVGQEQRKAPATGNESVELDRKELAIQARQTVFDGFATSAEVKRQRARVEAAEFELQAVSGNTALRAAEVYLNVLRHAELLDLARDSLWEHQNIYDQMKLRSETGVGSKADLDQIAARLALANANMIVAQNNFADAQSNYQRVIGLFPNLENMSKPAATEDLLRTREKAVQQALENHPTLKAAIADVTAAQAQYKGASSALWPRLELEADKRWDENVGGIEGEDEDFVVSLRLSYDLFAGGANRARKKQTAVLISEAKDIRNNSRRQVIESMELSWNAYDALKAQKVFLEQHVEAAKATKTAYAKQFNIGRRTLLDLLNTENEVVDSKRALINADYDQLHAVYRIYNASGSMLAALGIALDS; via the coding sequence ATGAATAAACGCAGTTTGATTGTTGGACTGCTATGGCTTGGCTTGGTATCGGGGGATATCCAAGCGCTTACACTAGAAGAAGCTGTGGCGTACACATTGGAGTCAAACCCAGAGGTTTTGGCTGCATTGAATGAATATAAGTCGCGTGAGCATGAAGTTACTCAAGCGAAAGCGGGGTATTTACCCAGAGTTTCTGTGTCTGCCGCTGTGGGGCAAGAGCAACGCAAAGCGCCTGCTACTGGTAATGAGAGTGTTGAGCTAGATAGAAAAGAACTAGCTATTCAGGCTCGTCAAACAGTGTTTGACGGTTTTGCAACCTCGGCAGAAGTTAAGCGTCAACGGGCACGAGTTGAAGCAGCTGAATTCGAACTGCAAGCGGTATCTGGTAACACTGCTTTGCGCGCTGCAGAAGTGTATTTGAATGTGTTGCGTCATGCAGAACTGTTGGATTTGGCAAGAGACTCCCTTTGGGAGCACCAAAATATTTATGACCAAATGAAGCTGCGCAGTGAGACAGGTGTTGGTAGTAAGGCGGATCTTGATCAAATTGCTGCGCGGTTGGCGTTAGCTAATGCAAATATGATAGTTGCTCAAAACAATTTTGCGGATGCGCAGAGTAATTATCAGCGTGTTATAGGCTTGTTTCCAAATTTGGAAAACATGAGTAAGCCAGCTGCTACTGAAGATTTGTTGCGCACGCGAGAAAAGGCTGTGCAGCAGGCGCTTGAGAATCATCCGACGTTAAAAGCGGCGATTGCGGATGTTACCGCTGCGCAGGCTCAATATAAGGGGGCGAGTAGTGCACTGTGGCCGCGCCTAGAATTGGAAGCCGACAAGCGTTGGGATGAAAACGTAGGTGGTATAGAAGGCGAAGATGAGGATTTTGTTGTATCGCTTCGGCTTAGTTACGATTTATTTGCTGGCGGCGCTAATCGTGCCCGTAAAAAGCAAACTGCTGTTTTGATTTCTGAAGCGAAAGATATTCGCAATAATTCAAGGCGACAGGTAATCGAAAGTATGGAGCTTTCGTGGAATGCGTATGACGCGCTTAAAGCGCAGAAAGTGTTTTTAGAACAGCACGTAGAAGCTGCTAAAGCGACAAAAACGGCCTATGCCAAGCAGTTTAATATTGGCCGTCGCACATTATTAGATTTACTCAACACCGAGAATGAAGTGGTCGATTCGAAACGAGCACTTATTAACGCCGACTATGATCAGTTGCATGCGGTATATCGTATTTACAATGCATCTGGCTCTATGTTGGCAGCTCTTGGTATAGCGTTAGACAGTTAA
- a CDS encoding regulatory protein RecX yields the protein MDYPSVKNAALGLLARREHSEYELRTKLKQKFPVDEELLNTLVGELVGLNYLSDERFAEMYVRVRQSKGFGRERVMRDLQEKGISSELASNCIEQIDTWLETATHVWQKKFGVPAEDYKSRMKQMQFLRYRGFTHQEAERVVAGCTFE from the coding sequence ATGGATTACCCCTCTGTTAAAAATGCTGCGCTAGGCCTATTGGCCAGGCGCGAGCACAGCGAGTATGAGTTACGCACTAAACTCAAGCAAAAATTCCCCGTTGATGAAGAGCTTCTAAATACACTTGTAGGCGAATTGGTTGGCTTAAATTACCTAAGTGATGAGCGCTTTGCTGAAATGTATGTGCGTGTTCGCCAGTCAAAAGGCTTTGGTCGCGAGCGAGTAATGCGTGATCTACAAGAAAAGGGCATTTCTAGCGAACTTGCGTCTAACTGTATTGAGCAAATCGACACTTGGTTAGAAACTGCCACACACGTATGGCAAAAGAAATTTGGTGTGCCGGCAGAAGACTACAAAAGCAGAATGAAACAAATGCAGTTTTTGCGCTATAGAGGCTTTACACACCAAGAAGCAGAGCGGGTAGTGGCCGGCTGTACATTTGAATAG
- a CDS encoding glycoside hydrolase family 2 protein, giving the protein MKSIFIVRKPLAWCAGACLIVAALAGCEPANNDAPVKGASPVKAAEPTVTLFNDDWHYLQNNAQDIAEISQSKKWQHVNIPHTWNATDTVDAEPGYRRNASWYKKEFAAGQASRYVLYFEGANMETQVYINGQLAGEHIGGYLGFDIELTPWLKKNAKNTLLVRVSNAYNPHLIPSQKADFFIHGGITRDVWLKALPETYIDRLQIDTPTVSESTAQTRVRALLNVGAASTQGLTLSAELKSPNGSVVLSASNIQVAANNEVEIVFKDIANPQLWSVDTPNLYTMQVALRDSDNKIIHEVNEKFGYRWFEMRAGQGFFVNGKRMLIRGTHRHEESAGVGAAITNEMHRADMQQIKDMGANFVRLAHYPQDPEVYRAADELGLVLWDELPWCRGGKGGEEWEKNTESYLKRQIAQNRNHASIAFWSLGNEMYWEEDFPGGGNDDAVLEYVKKLNAIAKAADSSRLTTLRKFYPAAKVVDAFSPSIWAGWYGGAYGQYEEAIRAAMKDYPAFLHMEYGGSSHAGRHTETPTGKEGIIGAQVSVEEAMNQAVVKSVAKDSDWNENYMVDLFDWHLHVSESVEGFAGNAQWAMKDFGTPLRPENPIPYVNQKGLLDRNGHPKDAYYVFASYWSDKPFCYIESKTWTHRQGPKEGRDVTVYCNTHTAELFLNGNSLGVKQRDPQRFPAGGLVWKVPFKAGVNHLRVEGIIDDVKVHDKLDVTYLIGEHGKLDSIKLSAKPLDSGNILIEAEALDSAGNRVLNYSERAYFFNVGEQGQLIENQGTPNGSSIIEMASGYAAIEFIPGDKPSVIEFRNQNVKGVYLNVDAKQ; this is encoded by the coding sequence ATGAAATCTATTTTTATTGTTCGTAAGCCTCTTGCGTGGTGCGCAGGGGCTTGTTTAATTGTGGCTGCATTGGCGGGGTGTGAACCTGCTAATAATGACGCGCCGGTTAAAGGTGCTTCGCCTGTAAAGGCGGCCGAGCCAACAGTAACGCTGTTTAACGACGATTGGCATTACTTGCAAAATAATGCGCAAGATATCGCGGAAATTTCGCAAAGCAAAAAATGGCAGCATGTAAATATACCTCACACGTGGAACGCTACCGATACCGTCGACGCCGAACCAGGCTACCGACGCAATGCTAGTTGGTACAAAAAGGAGTTTGCGGCAGGCCAAGCCTCGCGTTATGTGCTGTATTTTGAAGGCGCAAATATGGAAACGCAGGTGTATATAAATGGCCAATTAGCAGGTGAGCACATTGGAGGCTATTTAGGGTTCGATATAGAGCTAACACCTTGGTTAAAGAAAAATGCGAAAAATACTTTATTAGTAAGGGTGAGCAACGCTTACAACCCGCACTTAATACCCTCACAGAAGGCAGATTTTTTTATACATGGCGGAATAACGCGTGATGTATGGTTAAAAGCGTTGCCCGAAACCTATATAGATCGCCTTCAAATCGACACACCTACAGTTTCAGAATCCACCGCGCAAACCCGCGTACGCGCTTTGTTAAATGTAGGTGCCGCGTCGACGCAAGGGCTTACGCTAAGTGCCGAGTTGAAATCACCTAACGGCAGCGTAGTTTTGTCTGCGAGTAATATCCAGGTGGCGGCTAACAACGAGGTGGAAATTGTATTTAAAGATATTGCCAACCCACAGTTGTGGTCTGTCGATACCCCAAATTTGTACACCATGCAGGTGGCGTTGCGCGATAGTGATAACAAAATTATTCACGAGGTAAATGAAAAATTTGGTTACCGTTGGTTTGAAATGCGAGCAGGGCAGGGCTTCTTTGTAAACGGTAAGCGTATGCTTATTCGTGGTACCCATAGGCATGAAGAGTCTGCCGGTGTGGGCGCAGCCATTACAAATGAAATGCACCGCGCCGATATGCAACAAATTAAAGATATGGGAGCAAATTTTGTGCGTCTTGCCCATTATCCGCAAGACCCTGAAGTTTACCGAGCTGCAGATGAATTAGGTTTGGTGTTGTGGGATGAACTGCCTTGGTGCCGGGGTGGTAAAGGTGGCGAAGAGTGGGAGAAAAACACAGAGTCGTACCTTAAACGTCAAATTGCGCAAAACCGTAATCACGCGAGTATTGCGTTTTGGTCGCTGGGTAACGAGATGTATTGGGAAGAAGACTTCCCAGGCGGTGGCAACGATGACGCAGTACTTGAATATGTAAAAAAACTTAACGCAATTGCTAAGGCTGCGGATTCTTCGCGCTTAACAACCTTGCGTAAGTTTTACCCTGCCGCAAAAGTGGTTGATGCATTTTCGCCTTCTATTTGGGCTGGTTGGTATGGTGGTGCCTACGGACAATATGAAGAAGCCATTCGCGCAGCGATGAAGGATTATCCTGCCTTTTTACATATGGAATACGGAGGCTCTAGTCATGCGGGACGCCACACAGAAACACCAACCGGTAAAGAAGGTATTATTGGTGCGCAGGTTTCTGTAGAAGAGGCGATGAATCAAGCTGTGGTAAAAAGCGTCGCGAAAGATAGCGATTGGAATGAAAATTACATGGTCGATTTATTTGATTGGCATTTGCATGTGTCTGAATCGGTCGAAGGTTTTGCAGGCAATGCTCAATGGGCTATGAAAGACTTTGGTACGCCTTTGCGTCCTGAAAACCCCATACCCTACGTGAATCAAAAGGGGTTATTGGATAGGAATGGTCACCCCAAAGATGCTTACTATGTGTTTGCAAGCTACTGGTCCGATAAACCTTTCTGTTATATCGAGTCTAAAACATGGACTCATCGCCAAGGGCCGAAAGAGGGGAGAGATGTTACGGTTTACTGTAATACTCACACCGCAGAGCTTTTCTTGAATGGCAACAGTTTAGGTGTAAAACAGCGCGATCCTCAGCGTTTTCCCGCGGGCGGTTTAGTGTGGAAGGTGCCATTTAAAGCTGGCGTAAACCATTTGCGCGTTGAAGGTATTATTGACGATGTAAAAGTGCACGATAAGCTAGATGTTACCTATTTAATTGGTGAGCACGGTAAGCTGGATTCGATAAAACTAAGTGCTAAACCGCTGGACTCTGGCAATATTCTTATTGAAGCCGAGGCTTTAGATAGTGCTGGTAATCGTGTACTGAATTATTCTGAGCGCGCGTATTTCTTTAATGTTGGCGAACAGGGGCAATTGATAGAGAATCAAGGTACCCCTAATGGCAGCAGTATTATCGAAATGGCCAGTGGTTACGCTGCAATTGAATTTATTCCTGGTGATAAACCCAGCGTCATTGAATTCAGAAATCAAAATGTAAAAGGGGTGTATTTAAACGTTGATGCGAAGCAGTAA
- a CDS encoding HlyD family type I secretion periplasmic adaptor subunit, protein MSAKKRLGSVFQSIADMAANSVDSPLPPADLDYITSARAAVLEQSPKGGRYVLWAVVVFFVVTVLWASWAELDEFARGEGKVIPSQYVQVVQNLEGGILAELYVREGERVARGEKLLRIDDTQFASSLREAGVTLAQWELKSMRLRAESNGEAFKPEIKKGWPQFLVDQELAYYQSRQQELAGNKEIYDQQLTQRKQELAELEARKEQLQRSYNLLNQELQMTRPLVSQGAISEVELLRLERQVNDLLGELEAAQLAIPRVKSSLDEAKEKLASVDIVFRREAQEELNKVTLELSRLQETSEALVDRVKRTMVISPVAGTVKQLLVKTIGGVIQPGMDIVEIVPSEEIMLVEARVRPADIGYLHPGQKAKVKFSAYDFSVMGGLDGEVVHISPDTIQDEDGDSFYLVRIETSRTFIGPDGRELPIIPGMTVSVDILTGKKTILDYLLKPILKTKQLAMSER, encoded by the coding sequence GTGTCAGCTAAAAAAAGACTTGGCTCAGTATTTCAATCCATTGCCGATATGGCCGCCAATAGCGTGGACTCTCCTCTGCCGCCAGCCGATTTAGATTACATTACATCTGCTAGAGCTGCGGTTTTAGAGCAGAGTCCAAAGGGCGGGCGTTACGTACTGTGGGCGGTGGTTGTGTTTTTTGTTGTTACTGTGCTCTGGGCCAGTTGGGCGGAGCTAGATGAGTTTGCGCGCGGTGAAGGGAAAGTTATTCCATCTCAGTATGTTCAGGTTGTACAAAACTTGGAAGGCGGAATTCTTGCAGAGCTTTATGTGCGTGAAGGGGAGCGGGTCGCGCGAGGTGAAAAATTATTGCGCATTGACGACACGCAGTTTGCTTCTAGCTTGCGTGAGGCGGGTGTAACGCTGGCGCAATGGGAGCTTAAATCTATGCGCTTGCGGGCGGAATCTAACGGTGAAGCATTTAAACCCGAGATAAAAAAAGGCTGGCCGCAATTTCTTGTGGATCAAGAGCTAGCGTATTACCAATCGCGTCAACAAGAGTTGGCAGGTAATAAAGAAATCTACGATCAGCAACTTACTCAGCGCAAACAGGAGTTAGCCGAGCTAGAGGCAAGAAAAGAACAGTTACAGCGCAGTTACAATTTGCTGAATCAAGAGTTGCAAATGACTCGGCCGCTAGTTAGTCAAGGGGCTATTTCCGAAGTGGAATTATTGCGATTAGAGCGACAAGTGAACGATTTACTTGGCGAGCTAGAGGCGGCACAGCTTGCTATTCCTAGGGTTAAGTCAAGCCTAGATGAAGCGAAAGAAAAGCTGGCGAGTGTGGATATTGTATTTAGACGAGAGGCCCAAGAGGAGCTTAATAAAGTCACTCTCGAATTGTCTCGCTTACAAGAAACGTCGGAAGCGTTAGTCGATAGGGTAAAGCGTACAATGGTGATATCGCCTGTAGCAGGTACGGTCAAGCAATTGCTTGTCAAAACGATAGGCGGAGTGATCCAGCCTGGCATGGATATCGTAGAAATTGTACCCAGCGAAGAAATAATGTTGGTTGAGGCAAGGGTTCGACCAGCAGATATTGGCTATTTGCACCCAGGGCAAAAAGCCAAAGTGAAGTTTTCTGCTTATGATTTTTCCGTAATGGGGGGGCTAGATGGAGAGGTTGTCCATATCAGCCCAGACACCATTCAAGACGAAGATGGCGATAGTTTTTATCTCGTACGTATCGAAACCAGCAGAACATTCATTGGCCCAGACGGTAGAGAGCTACCAATTATCCCTGGAATGACGGTAAGTGTTGATATTTTGACCGGTAAAAAGACAATTTTAGATTACCTGTTAAAGCCCATCTTAAAAACTAAGCAGCTTGCAATGAGTGAACGATAG
- a CDS encoding CinA family protein, whose amino-acid sequence MTESTYLLAERLGQLLRGPKHTVTTAESCTGGGIGQAITLVPGSSAWFEAGYITYSNRIKSKLLGVPSALIEAHGAVSEPVVLAMAAGAIQHSAANYAVAVSGVAGPDGGTPNKPVGTVCFAWGAADTLQAATVHFEGDRHDVREQSVNFALLKLIHLCEQS is encoded by the coding sequence ATGACTGAATCTACTTATCTTCTAGCCGAGCGTTTAGGCCAGCTTTTACGTGGGCCAAAACACACCGTAACTACCGCAGAGTCTTGTACTGGCGGGGGTATTGGGCAGGCAATTACTCTGGTGCCGGGCAGTTCGGCTTGGTTTGAGGCGGGTTATATAACCTATAGCAATCGTATAAAATCTAAGCTTTTAGGTGTGCCTTCAGCATTAATCGAGGCCCATGGTGCGGTGAGTGAGCCGGTGGTCTTGGCAATGGCGGCAGGGGCTATACAGCACTCGGCGGCCAATTATGCGGTAGCTGTAAGTGGGGTAGCTGGGCCAGATGGCGGCACCCCGAATAAGCCCGTGGGCACCGTGTGCTTTGCCTGGGGCGCTGCAGATACTCTGCAGGCTGCAACCGTGCACTTTGAGGGCGATAGGCACGATGTGCGCGAGCAAAGTGTAAACTTTGCGTTGCTAAAATTGATTCACCTGTGTGAGCAAAGTTAA